A single region of the Macadamia integrifolia cultivar HAES 741 unplaced genomic scaffold, SCU_Mint_v3 scaffold1248, whole genome shotgun sequence genome encodes:
- the LOC122063186 gene encoding uncharacterized protein LOC122063186 codes for MSGKICMVMKINIDCNCCYRKLWRILLNMKELETHLIEKKQSRVSICGKFIPQDMAIKIRKKMNRRVEILELRELMMVTTST; via the exons ATGTCAGGAAAG ATCTGCATGGTGATGAAGATCAACATTGACTGCAATTGTTGTTACAGAAAACTATGGAGAATCCTTCTCAATATGAAAG AGTTGGAGACCCATTTGATTGAGAAGAAGCAGAGCAGGGTAAGCATATGTGGAAAATTCATTCCACAAGATATGGCTATAAAgataaggaagaagatgaaccgCAGAGTTGAAATATTGGAACTAAGAGAGTTGATGATGGTCACTACTTCAACCTAA